TCGCGGTTCTCAAGGACGTCCAGACGGATCCCGTCACCGACCGCGTGATCCACGTGGACTTCTACGAGGTGGCCCACGGCCGGAAGTTCCGGATCGAGGTGCCGCTCAAGCTCCGGGGAAAAGCTGCAGGGATCGAGCTGGGGGGCATCCTCGAGCAGGTCGTCCGCAGCCTCGAGGTCGAGTGCACCCCGGATAGCGTCCCCGAGTTCGTCGAACTCAACGTGGCGCACCTGGGAATCGGCCAGTCGCTGCACCTGGGGAACGTCGTGTTCCCCGCGGGCGTCCAGCCCGTCGAAAAGGACATGAAGATGACCATCGCCTCGGTCCACACGCCGAAGGTCGAGGAAGTGGTCACCGTGGCGCCGGAGGAAGGCGCGGAAGCGGCGGTGGAAGGCGCCAGCGTTGCGGAACCTGCGGAGAAGGAGAAAGCCTAGCCGCCCCCGCCCGGAGTTCCTGGTCGTCGGCCTGGGGAACCCGGGGCGCAGGTACGGCAGGACGCTCCACAACGCGGGATTCCTGGCGGTGGACCTGCTGGCGCGCTCCCTGGGGATACGGTTCGTCCGGGAGGGGGAGCTCGAGCGCGGGATCGGCGACGCGGAAGGCGTTGTCGTCCTTCTGGCACGGCCGCGAACGTATATGAACCGGAGCGGCCTCGCGGTGGCGCCGGTGTACCGGGACTACGCGGAGTCCCCCAACGACCTGATTGTCCTCCACGATGATCTGGACCTCCCTCCCGGCCAGGTGAGGCTCAAGCGA
Above is a genomic segment from Deltaproteobacteria bacterium RBG_16_64_85 containing:
- a CDS encoding aminoacyl-tRNA hydrolase — protein: MRNLRRRRKPSRPRPEFLVVGLGNPGRRYGRTLHNAGFLAVDLLARSLGIRFVREGELERGIGDAEGVVVLLARPRTYMNRSGLAVAPVYRDYAESPNDLIVLHDDLDLPPGQVRLKRGGGTGGHNGLRSLQEELGTPAFLRVRIGIGRPPEGVDPADFVLSPPPPEAPDHFLGGVASAGEAVLDILRDGFDKAMTRWNAKAHAFPSAARGGQHTPCSRRKDRGLDQPKGGS